In Fibrobacter sp. UWB10, the genomic window CAAGAAGTTGAATTATCCCACAACCAACTTGATGACCGCAGCGGAATTCAAAGCCGCTTGGAACAAGATTAACGAAGAACAAAAGCCTCAGACCGAAGTCGCCAAGGATTCCACAGATGGCGCCATTAACAGCAACATGAAGAAGGCTCCGTTTGTATTCGTGTTCATGCTGGTCTTCGGATTCCTGTTCGCCTTCATCCGCAAGCGCAAGAAATAACAAGTTTTCTAAAGTAACGTCTTATGCCGATTCACACTATATCAGGTTTCTCGCGAAGCATCGTCTTCAAGGTGCTTATCGTTTTGATTGTATCCATGTCCCTTGTGGTCACGGGTAGTAATTTCATCTTTACGTCTAAGCAGACAAACCTGATGCTAGAGTGGAGCTTCAACAACAACGAGTCCATGCTCACTCAGATTGGCAACATGGCCTCTAGCGAAATGAAGCAGTTCGGCGACCGACTGACACTTTTGGCAAAGACTTCGGAAATTCAAAGTCTGGATCCGACGACCGCTACAAGCTACCTTAAAAGCTATAGCGTCTCGTCGCTATTCATTTCGGGCGAAACCGTTACCTTATACGACCGAGCCTTTGAATTCATCTGCGACAATTCCATGGTCGGCATTCCGACAGAAAGTCCATACCCCATTGACTTTTCGCGCATTACTCAGCACCGTCCGTACATGACCCCTTGGTTCAGGGAAGCAAAAGACGCTCCTCCCAAGCGCCTGTTCGGCATTAGCATTATGAACCGCTCCAGTTCTTCCGGTTTCTTGCTCGCTAGTTTTTCGCTTCGCCGTCTTTGGACGAACTTCCCGAACTATAAAATCGGTAAGAACGGATTCCTAGTCGCCATCAATGGTCAGGGCGAAATTCTTTACCACCCCGACTTGAAGCGCTGGCTGACAGACACGCACAAGATTACGGAACTCGGTTTTGCTGACATCGACCCCCGAAACTACGTGATCAAGAAAGCTCATTTCCAGGAACTGAGCGACAAGAAGCAATACCTGGTCAACTATTTCTTTGACACCAATACGGACTTTGGCATTTTTGCTTTCCAACCGAAAAATGAAATCGACGATTTGATTTCTTCGGCTATTCAGGCTAGCATCGCAATTCTGTTTGTGGCAATCCTGATTATATTGATTGTCGCCGCATGGATGTTCTATACACTTGGTCTACCGCTGAACCGCATGACAAGACACATTCGCCAGATTAGCGATGGAAACCTCGACGTCGATGAAATTCATGTGGGCAACCGTAAAGACGAACTGGGCCAGTTGAGCAATGCATTCAATTCTATGCACGATACCATTAAGCGCCAGATTAAAGAACTGAACGCCCATAGGGATATCTTGGAACAGGAAGTCAAGGAACGAACCAAGGATTTAGAAGAAGTCAACAAGAAGCTGGAACTGATTTCGAAGACCGACGAACTGACCGGGCTTCCCAACCGCCGCGAAATGAACGAAACCATCGCAAACGAAATGGGACGTTCCGCTCGCACGCACAAGCCGTTCTGCTTTATCTTTATCGACATCGACCACTTCAAGAATATCAACGACACCTACGGCCATGCTTGCGGTGACATCATCTTGAAATCAGTGGCTCAGACGATTCGCGGCCTGCTGCGCAAGTACGATGTCTTTGCCCGCTACGGCGGCGAAGAATTCTTGACACTGTTGCCGGAAACAGACCTCGAAGGCGCAAGAGTGGTTGCCGAACGCTTCCGCAGACAAATCGAACGAATGACTGTACGTTATGCGGACTTCACCATCAAGATTACAATCACTCTTGGTGTCGCAAAATTCGATGACCGCCTCGGCGCAGACCGCAGTATCCAGATGGCAGACAAGGCCCTTTACCAAGGTAAGGAAGGTGGCCGTAACCGCGTGATCGTGTGGAAGCCTGAATGGGTAACCGAAGCCGACTACGAGGCTGCCGCCATTGAACTTGCCGCTCTGAAAAAGAACGCAGAAGTTCCTAAGGGTCAAAATTTTGAACTAAGCATCGACTACCTCGACGACGAGCCGAAAAAAGGCAACGGCACGATCAACGACGTGGTAGTAGACGAAGGGTCCACCGAAAGCGAAGACAAGCAAGGGTAAGAGTCCCTTAGACACTACAGATTTCTGAGAAACAAAAAACACCGCTTTAAAAAGCGGTGTTTTTTATCGGGATGACTGAATTCGAATCAGCGACCTCTTGAACCCCATTCAAGCGCTCTACCAGGCTGAGCTACATCCCGTTGGTTCATTGGTGGGTCAAAATTAGATAAAAATAGGCTTTTTTGCAAGGCTAACGCCCCAAAAAAGCCAAAAATTTACTTCCAATAACCGACAATCAGCACGTCAGGTGTAGCCTTGGGGTACTTTTTGCTCTTGAACGAAACAATCTTTCGAATGCTCTTCTGCTTGAGTTCCCAGCCTTCGCGAGAAAGGCCTTTAGTCGTAAGCGTGACCTTGAGTCCCGGAACCTTGCCGCCTTCCTTGATTTGTTCCAGTTTGTCGACGTTCAACATAACCGGTTTTGTAGAAATGGAAAACTGCTTGGCCGATTCGGCATCCAAAGCAATATCGGGGCGAGCCTTCTTGTCGGTTTCCCAAATGTAGAACGACCATTCGCGCTTTTCGCCCTTAGCGTAATAGCCAGCATCAAAGAGCTTTTCGCTAAAGACAAACGGTACCTTCACAATGCCGTCCATGTTGGCGAGATAAGGTTTGCCCGTAGTATCGACCAGCACCACCACCGGATTGATTTGGCCTTCCATTTCGGCAGAGCTAAAATCAAACTCAATCGTCACCGTTCCCTTTGCAGGAATCTTGTTCGGGAACTTGAAGTTCGACATGCCATTGCCTTGACCGAACACATTTTCAAGCACGATTTCTTTATTCGTGATATTCGCGCCCTTGAGAATAATGTGCTTGGTATCGCCCTGATTCAGCATACCAATCGGGTAATTTTCAGGAACAAAGCGAATCGCTTCATCTGCCATGGCAGCCGATGCGAAAGCAACAGCCGAAACAAATACAATGCTTTTGAAATTCATGGCTACAATATACAAAAAAACGTATATTTCGGGTATGAAGATCAAATTCGCCATTCTGTTTCTCTTAGCCATATTGCTCTCAAGTTGCGCAAGCGGGTTAAAACCTTCTAACAAGACAGAACCATTTATAACCGAAAGTTCAGTCAACGCTCTCGGCGGCTTAGTTAAAAAAGTCAACCGCACCCTATATTCCCCCATTCCCAAACCGCTTGCTTTCGAATTGGATGGCAAATGGAATATTAAAGTGGAATTTTTCTCCCTCGAAAAGAACCTTGCCGCATACGCCTTGCTCAAAAAGCCCGAATACGTCGAGCTTAGAGGAATGAACAAAGCAGACCTCTACCGCGACCCAGGCTTTACAATCGAAAAAGATGCGAGCGAAGAAGCATTCATTCTCTACTATTTAAAGTGGGATCATGATTATTGGCTGAGCAAATCTGCCGCCTTACGAGCAGGCAAAACCATCGGCCCCGTATACAACAAAGAAAAGCACTACGGAACCGTCAAGGTTGTAAAAGGCGACTTCCAGCGTTGCGTTTTTGCAGCGCTCGTCGACGACGCCATCTACATGATGACAGGCAAAGCAGATGCATCCGAAAAAGACATCTGCGAAACGGAAGCAGAAATCTGGGAAAGCCGAGAATCGTACTAGCTACAAGTTTATCTTAGCCGGTTTTTAAGGGCTTCGATTTCCGAACTTTCCAAACCGAGCGAAAGCAGGTAGGATTCTGTTGCTGCGGCAAGGTCTACGTTTTCGAAATCCGAAATATCGACACCTTCCACCTTGTATGCATTTTGCATCAACCTCACGATAACCGCTTGAATCAGTTCCACTTGCGTTGACGTCAAGGCTACTTGATAGTCTTTGATAACGGTGAAGAAATTCTGGTGCGTTTTCACGTAATCGGCCTTGATTTCTTCGGCAGTCGCCCCCATCAACGCCTCAAGCACGGCAATTGTATAGCCAGTACGGTCCATGCCATAAGTGCAATGCACCAAGTACGGGCCTTCGTGCTCAATCATATAGCGCAGCCCCTTGACGAGCCCTATCTTGAACGGCGAATTTGCAAAAGCGGGTTGCACATCTAGGTACACCACGTTCTGCGATGCATAATAAGATTCCGCATAGCCATTGTACAACTCGGCGTTTGCCTCATTGTCTGTAAGATTCAAGAATGTCTTGACGCCCGCGACCCGAGACAAGGAATCGGCATACTTATTACGGCCAATCGAAGGGTCCAGCGGATTCGACGAACGATACAGAGCACCCTCGCCCATTCCCGTGGTTTTCACCATCCTGAAATTGGCAAAGTCTTCGATGGATAAATCTGGATAAGCCTCTACGTAATACGATATCGAAAGCGATCGCAAATTTTTCAGGTGATCGATATAGCCACCTCTTTTCTGTATTCGAATGGTAACGTCAATCGGGAATGTTATATCACGCCCAAAACCAACGATTTCAGCCATCTGACCATAGCGCGCTTCAAGCTTGATGTAATTTAAGCCCGAAGATACATACAAAAAGAATTCGCCCGGGAATACATCGCTAAAACTTGCAACTACAGGGACCTCTATCGTGTCGTAGCCCGGAATCATCACTGTCACGAAATCACCGTAATCGAACTTAGTCAAGAATGAATCTGCCGCAATATTGAAAATGACACTTCCGAAGGTAAATATTTCAAGCGTATCTTCGACAACGGTCGTTGAAAAATACAAAGAATCTTCTGGAAGTAAATATTTTGAAGAATCTACAGAACTTGACAAAACAAGCGAAGAACTGGAAACATTTTCAGAAGACGAACTTTCTGTTTCCGAAGAATTTTCTTTAGCAACAGAGGAACTAGAAGTCTTTTTCGACGATGTTACCGACGACGAACTGGATTCTTCATCAACAACGGCGCTGCTTTCGCCCTCTGCAGAGGTTGAACTGCTGGCATCATCGCCACAAGCGGCCAGAAAGAAAATCACAGCCGCTTGACACAAGAGACTTATTGAGCGAAATAGAATTTTTTTCATAGTCCCTCCACAGTTCATTCAGAAGATAACTTTTTATGTGCATGCGTTCAGGACGGCACACATTTCAGCATAGCTTTCAACCGTATTTTCGGGCTTTAGCGGGAGTAAATTCACAGGTTTTCCAAAGCCACAAAGGAGCGTAATGCAATCGACCCCGGCATTACGGGCTGCAAGAATGTCCGGCTGGTCATCGCCCACCATTACCGCCTCTTCACGAGAAACGCCCGCCATTTCAAGAATCTTGAGCAAGCCAGCGGGGCTCGGCTTACGTTCGGGCGTGGTATCGCCGCAAAGAATAAATTCAAAACGGTCGCGAAGTCCAAAGTGATTCAGGATTTTTTCGCTAGGGCGAAGCGGCTTGTTCGTGAGCATTGCCACGCGGGCTTTGGAATTGTTCAAAAATTCAACGATTCCCGGATTCGGAAGCGTGCGTTCGGTGCAATGTTCCCAATAAAAATCCGAATAGACCTTGTGAACCATTTCGATGGTCACACCGGAGCGAGCCATATTTTCAGGGAGCGCGGCCTCCCCCATACTACGCTCGATAAGCTTCATGGAACCGTTTCCGATAAAGGTTCGCACGCGCTGTTCTTCGTGTTCCGGGAGCCCAAAATGGCGCAGCGCAAAATTCACCGCCACGGCAAGATCACCAAGCGTATTGAACAGAGTCCCGTCCAAGTCAAAAACAATGAGGGATTTCTTTTGGAGCATAGCGCGCCCAAATGTAGAAATTTACCGAATGAATTCCATCTCGACAAGGAATCGGTAAAAGCAAAGCGCCGACACACCCAGAATAAACACGACGACAATAACAAACTGCACCGGATGCTCATGGAAATCATAATCCGCCTTGCCGTAAGAAAACTTCCCACGGACAATGGCGCTAATGAAAAGCGCTAGAAACAAAAGAGCAAGCAGAAGGGACATGAAACTACGCGCGTTATCGGGATTGCAATAGTAGTTTATTATTTTCCTGAAGGCCGTCGTTGTCGAAACGGACGGTCGGATTTTTGCCACTCTTGAAGGCATCTTCGCTTTCGTTGAGGGATAGCGCCACGGAAACGCCCGGCTGCGTCACGATATTCGCCACACCAGTTGCCTTAAAGGAGAAATCCTTTGATGCGCCGTCCTTGAAAGTCGCCTTGGGAATGCGGACCGTCTCGCCAATTTGCGTAAGAGCCTTACCCGTAGAATCCACGAATTCCGCCACCATGTAGACATCGAAGAAGCAGGGTGCTACGCCAGTATTCTTGACGGTAATGTTCAATGTGCTTGTAGTATCTTTGGCGCTTGCGACGGTCAAAAGTTCCGCCTGTGTCACCGTAAAATTGTAGCCGATGACCTTGCTCATGGAATCGGCAAGAGCTTTGTTGTCCTTGTAGAAATAGTAACCACAATCGTTGTCCTGATCAAGAACATAGTAGGTCAGGTGCGCCGTAGTAATCGCATTCACCCAGCGCTGCGGAGTCCACTTCTGGTTACCCCCGGGAATCAGATCGTCGTAAGTAAGCATCGTCTTGTAACCGGCTATATTTTCGGCAATAGTCGGTAGATTCGCATTGTACGCCCGCAACAAAGTATCCGGCCTACCGGGAATGCCAATGAACCCGTCATCTCGCTTGGTAATGCCGAGTTCAAGCGCATGCGTATAAACATCGCCAAAACCGTTAGATGGCAGAACCAGCTGGGTTTTCTTAAACAGGGATGCATAATAGTCCAGCATGTCAATCAACACCGAATCGGCAGGCATTTCGCTCCCTAAAATGTGAGACGTGTGCCATTCGCCCCATTCGCCAAAAGTGCGGACGTCAATGTATTCTATGCGCGGATCGCCATCGTATTTTTCGGCCAGAGCTTTTGCAAACTCCTTTGCCGCCCAAATATAGACGGAATCATCCCAGACCGGAGCGTACGCATGGTATTCCGTCCCGCGCAAGTCAATCTGGATTTTCTTCGCGCCCATCTCATAGACAAAGGGCGGAGTCCAGTCGTATTCTTCTTGCGGCGGAAAATCGCTCTTGATAAACGAAGGCGTGTACGGCAGCACGCGCAAGGCGTAAGTCATGTTGTGCTCGGCAAGTGCGTTCAGCAGTTTTTCCAGTTCCGTCCAGTCGTAAACGCCCTTAGCCGGGTTCAACTTGTTCCACTGCTGGTAACCGGAACCGTACGAGACCAAGTCCCACGCCCTGTTGTTCAAGGAACCGTAAGGGCCGTATTCAAATTCCGGAACAAACGTCCACGCGCCACCCGTCGGCACCGTGAAACCCTTGTGCGGGTTAGAAAGCGGGCCGTCGAAGGGATTGAGCGCGTAGGTGATTTTGGTGGTGTCGGGGAAACAGCTTTCGCCACCCTCGGGGCCGAAGCTACTCCCGTCATCGCCACAGGCGATAAACAGCGCTGCCGCAGTCATCAGAACAATCTTCCCAAAGCATTTGCTAAAAAGCTTCGCCATATTTTAAGTATAGTATAATTTTTTAGACTCAGGAACATCCCTTTTTCAAGAATGTTTTAAGAAACATAACTGTCGAATTTTAACTAAAATCGCCATTTTTCAATAAACTCCCTTGAAAAAGTGTATTCAAGTACACAAAAGTGGGTCGAAAAAGTGCATCCAAACACTCAAAAGTGGGTTGGAAAAGTGCGCTCAGGGTTTTAGGGGCAGAGCCCTTAGGCGAAGGGGTAGCGGAAGACTCGGCTGTGCCGTGGCTGAAGCGAGGGGGACTCTTCCCCCTTCTATATTTTTTCTAAATTATCGCCCATGAAAAAATACCACTTGGCCACATACGGCTGCCAGATGAACGAGTACGACTCGGCGATGATCGCCCAGGAACTCGACATGTGCGGTTGCGTTGAAACGAGCAACCAAGAAGATGCCGACTTCATCATCGTGAACACCTGCAGCGTACGCGAAAAGGCCGAGGAAACCGCCATCGCGAACATCAGCAAGCTCAAGTACCTGA contains:
- a CDS encoding DUF4832 domain-containing protein, whose translation is MAKLFSKCFGKIVLMTAAALFIACGDDGSSFGPEGGESCFPDTTKITYALNPFDGPLSNPHKGFTVPTGGAWTFVPEFEYGPYGSLNNRAWDLVSYGSGYQQWNKLNPAKGVYDWTELEKLLNALAEHNMTYALRVLPYTPSFIKSDFPPQEEYDWTPPFVYEMGAKKIQIDLRGTEYHAYAPVWDDSVYIWAAKEFAKALAEKYDGDPRIEYIDVRTFGEWGEWHTSHILGSEMPADSVLIDMLDYYASLFKKTQLVLPSNGFGDVYTHALELGITKRDDGFIGIPGRPDTLLRAYNANLPTIAENIAGYKTMLTYDDLIPGGNQKWTPQRWVNAITTAHLTYYVLDQDNDCGYYFYKDNKALADSMSKVIGYNFTVTQAELLTVASAKDTTSTLNITVKNTGVAPCFFDVYMVAEFVDSTGKALTQIGETVRIPKATFKDGASKDFSFKATGVANIVTQPGVSVALSLNESEDAFKSGKNPTVRFDNDGLQENNKLLLQSR
- a CDS encoding HAD-IA family hydrolase; the encoded protein is MLQKKSLIVFDLDGTLFNTLGDLAVAVNFALRHFGLPEHEEQRVRTFIGNGSMKLIERSMGEAALPENMARSGVTIEMVHKVYSDFYWEHCTERTLPNPGIVEFLNNSKARVAMLTNKPLRPSEKILNHFGLRDRFEFILCGDTTPERKPSPAGLLKILEMAGVSREEAVMVGDDQPDILAARNAGVDCITLLCGFGKPVNLLPLKPENTVESYAEMCAVLNACT
- a CDS encoding diguanylate cyclase; translated protein: MPIHTISGFSRSIVFKVLIVLIVSMSLVVTGSNFIFTSKQTNLMLEWSFNNNESMLTQIGNMASSEMKQFGDRLTLLAKTSEIQSLDPTTATSYLKSYSVSSLFISGETVTLYDRAFEFICDNSMVGIPTESPYPIDFSRITQHRPYMTPWFREAKDAPPKRLFGISIMNRSSSSGFLLASFSLRRLWTNFPNYKIGKNGFLVAINGQGEILYHPDLKRWLTDTHKITELGFADIDPRNYVIKKAHFQELSDKKQYLVNYFFDTNTDFGIFAFQPKNEIDDLISSAIQASIAILFVAILIILIVAAWMFYTLGLPLNRMTRHIRQISDGNLDVDEIHVGNRKDELGQLSNAFNSMHDTIKRQIKELNAHRDILEQEVKERTKDLEEVNKKLELISKTDELTGLPNRREMNETIANEMGRSARTHKPFCFIFIDIDHFKNINDTYGHACGDIILKSVAQTIRGLLRKYDVFARYGGEEFLTLLPETDLEGARVVAERFRRQIERMTVRYADFTIKITITLGVAKFDDRLGADRSIQMADKALYQGKEGGRNRVIVWKPEWVTEADYEAAAIELAALKKNAEVPKGQNFELSIDYLDDEPKKGNGTINDVVVDEGSTESEDKQG
- a CDS encoding tyrosine-protein phosphatase; translation: MIFFLAACGDDASSSTSAEGESSAVVDEESSSSSVTSSKKTSSSSVAKENSSETESSSSENVSSSSLVLSSSVDSSKYLLPEDSLYFSTTVVEDTLEIFTFGSVIFNIAADSFLTKFDYGDFVTVMIPGYDTIEVPVVASFSDVFPGEFFLYVSSGLNYIKLEARYGQMAEIVGFGRDITFPIDVTIRIQKRGGYIDHLKNLRSLSISYYVEAYPDLSIEDFANFRMVKTTGMGEGALYRSSNPLDPSIGRNKYADSLSRVAGVKTFLNLTDNEANAELYNGYAESYYASQNVVYLDVQPAFANSPFKIGLVKGLRYMIEHEGPYLVHCTYGMDRTGYTIAVLEALMGATAEEIKADYVKTHQNFFTVIKDYQVALTSTQVELIQAVIVRLMQNAYKVEGVDISDFENVDLAAATESYLLSLGLESSEIEALKNRLR